From a region of the Salvelinus alpinus chromosome 2, SLU_Salpinus.1, whole genome shotgun sequence genome:
- the LOC139568622 gene encoding transcription factor Sp6-like has product MAHPYEPWLRTAPPGGSSDEMNVPSWWDLHTGPGSWMDLQAGQGVGLQAVGQSSMGLQSSLGPYSSEPQLCTPAQLAQLAPASHSAHSHHFPQDGFKMEPLGGPELLQQETYSLEEPQEGAASVRPKPQRRSASRGSGQSVCRCPNCVHAEQMGQSTDDDRRKHMHNCHIPGCGKAYAKTSHLKAHLRWHSGDRPFVCNWLFCGKRFTRSDELQRHLQTHTGAKKFSCTMCPRVFMRNDHLAKHMRTHESPSGPGEERVYGEGGRMGKSFDTPSPQPSHATASDTEAPLKQPKCEKDPSGTGQSS; this is encoded by the coding sequence ATGGCCCACCCCTATGAACCCTGGTTACGGACAGCCCCCCCTGGTGGCAGCTCAGACGAGATGAACGTTCCGTCATGGTGGGACCTCCACACCGGGCCAGGGAGCTGGATGGACCTGCAGGCGGGCCAGGGTGTGGGCTTACAGGCAGTTGGTCAGAGCTCCATGGGACTGCAGTCCTCCCTGGGGCCTTACAGCTCTGAGCCCCAGCTGTGTACTCCTGCTCAGCTAGCCCAGCTGGCCCCAGCCTCACACTCAGCTCACTCACACCACTTCCCCCAGGATGGCTTCAAGATGGAGCCACTGGGAGGACCTGAGCTCCTGCAGCAGGAGACGTATTCcctggaggagccacaggagGGTGCCGCCTCGGTCCGGCCCAAGCCCCAGCGCCGCTCTGCCTCCAGGGGCTCGGGCCAGTCTGTGTGCCGGTGCCCCAACTGTGTCCACGCCGAGCAGATGGGCCAGAGCACTGACGACGACCGGAGGAAACACATGCACAACTGCCACATCCCGGGCTGTGGCAAGGCCTACGCCAAGACCTCCCACCTGAAGGCCCACCTGCGCTGGCACAGCGGGGACCGGCCCTTCGTCTGCAACTGGCTCTTCTGCGGCAAGCGCTTCACACGCTCCGACGAACTTCAGCGACACCTGCAGACGCACACCGGCGCCAAGAAGTTCAGCTGCACCATGTGCCCCCGCGTGTTCATGCGCAACGACCACCTGGCTAAGCACATGCGCACGCACGAGTCTCCCTCCGGGCCAGGGGAGGAGAGGGTGTATGGAGAGGGGGGCAGGATGGGGAAGAGCTTTGACACACCTTCTCCTCAGCCCTCCCACGCCACTGCCTCTGACACAGAGGCACCCCTTAAGCAGCCGAAATGTGAGAAAGACCCCTCTGGGACAGGACAGTCCAGCTAA
- the LOC139568625 gene encoding gamma-crystallin M2-like, with the protein MSTTNMNRGKIVFYEDRNFQGRSYECSSDCSDMSSYLSRCHSCRVESGCWMLYNRNNYMGNQYFMRRGEYPDYMQHFGMSDCIKSCRMIAMHRGNYRMRIYDRENFGGQMHEMMDDCDNIMDHYRMSKCQSCNVMEGHWLMYEQPHFRGRMMYMRPGEYSNFSMGMGMGAMGGMSGMRFMSMRRIMDSWY; encoded by the exons ATGTCCACCACCAACATGAACAGGGGCAAG ATCGTCTTCTACGAGGACAGGAACTTCCAGGGTCGTTCCTATGAGTGCAGCAGTGACTGCAGTGACATGAGCTCCTACCTGAGCAGGTGCCACTCCTGCAGGGTTGAGAGTGGCTGTTGGATGCTGTACAACCGCAACAACTACATGGGAAACCAGTACTTCATGAGGAGGGGCGAGTACCCTGACTACATGCAGCACTTTGGAATGAGTGACTGCATCAAGTCCTGCCGCATGATCGCCATG CACAGAGGAAACTACAGGATGAGGATCTACGACAGAGAGAACTTTGGAGGTCAGATGCACGAGATGATGGACGACTGTGACAACATCATGGATCATTACCGCATGTCCAAATGCCAGTCCTGCAACGTGATGGAAGGCCACTGGCTGATGTACGAGCAGCCCCACTTCAGAGGCAGGATGATGTACATGAGGCCTGGAGAGTACAGCAACTTCAGCATGGGCATGGGAATGGGAGCCATGGGCGGCATGAGTGGTATGAGGTTCATGAGCATGAGGCGTATCATGGACTCCTGGTATTAA